Proteins from a single region of Malaclemys terrapin pileata isolate rMalTer1 chromosome 23, rMalTer1.hap1, whole genome shotgun sequence:
- the CDC37 gene encoding hsp90 co-chaperone Cdc37, producing the protein MVDYSVWDHIEVSDDEDETHPNIDTASLFRWRHQARVERMEQFQKEKEELDKGCRECKRKLAECQKKMKELEVADAESGKGELQRLQAEAQQLRKEEKSWEKKIEELRKKEKNMPWNVDTLSKDGFSKSVVNVKPEEEDESEEQKEKKHKTFVEKYEKQIKHFGMLRRWDDSQKYLSDNPHLVCEETANYLVIWCIDLEVEEKHALMEQVAHQTIVMQFILELAKSLKVDPRACFRQFFTKIKTADQQYMEGFTDELEAFKERVRGRAKVRIEKAMKEYEEEERQKRLGPGGLDPVEVYESLPAELQKCFDSKDVQMLQDAISKMEPAEAKYHMQRCIDSGLWVPNAKTAEGAEKGGEEAEAVYEEVKKESSEEEKGNP; encoded by the exons GCCCGAGTGGAGAGGATGGAGCagttccagaaggagaaagaagagcTGGATAAAGGGTGCAGGGAATGCAAACGGAAACTAGCCGAGTGCCAAAAGAAAATGAAGGAGCTGGAGGTGGCAGACGCGGAGAGCGGGAAAGGGGAGCTGCAGAGACTTCAGGCCGAAGCGCAGCAGCTGagaaaagaagagaagagctgggaaaagaagattgaggagCTGAGGAAGAAGGAGAAGAACATGCCCTGGAATGTGGACACCCTGAGCAAAGATGGCTTCAGCAAG agtGTTGTCAACGTCAAACCTGAAGAGGAGGACGAATCGGAGGAACAAAAAGAGAAGAAACACAAGACGTTTGTGGAGAAGTACGAGAAGCAGATCAAACACTTTG GGATGCTGCGGCGCTGGGACGACAGCCAGAAGTATCTATCTGATAACCCGCATCTGGTGTGTGAAGAGACCGCCAATTACCTGGTCATCTGGTGCATTGATCTGGAAGTGGAAGAG AAACACGCCCTGATGGAGCAGGTCGCCCACCAGACCATCGTGATGCAATTCATCCTAGAGCTGGCCAAGAGCCTGAAGGTGGACCCCAGAGCTTGTTTCAGACAGTTCTTCACCAAAATCAAG ACGGCCGATCAGCAGTACATGGAGGGGTTCACCGACGAGCTGGAGGCCTTCAAGGAGCGGGTGAGAGGCCGTGCCAAGGTGCGCATCGAGAAAGCCATGAAAGAGTATGAAGAGGAGGAGCGGCAGAAACGGCTGGGCCCGGGCGGGCTGGATCCCGTGGAGGTGTACGAATCCCTCCCGGCT gagcTGCAAAAGTGTTTCGATTCGAAAGACGTTCAGATGCTGCAGGATGCAATCAGCAAAATGGAGCCTGCT GAAGCAAAGTACCACATGCAGCGCTGCATCGATTCTGGGCTCTGGGTGCCGAATGCCAAGACGGCggagggagcagagaagggaggcGAGGAGGCGGAGGCTGTCTACGAGGAGGTCAAGAAGGAGAGCAGcgaggaggagaaaggaaaccCATGA